The following DNA comes from Gammaproteobacteria bacterium.
CCAGGGAAACTTTGGGTCTTGGTACTCCCTGCCGGAACGATGAATAAGTAGTCGCGTGGATTAATTTAAATCCTCTGGTCTTAAAGCAAGCGGCAGTCTAATTACGATAGCTTCATAAGATAGAAACTCAGGTATCATTTGTAATCTGCCCTCTTCTTCTCCATAATAATTACTAAGCGTTGCCATCCCCTCCGGCGTTACGATCAGCAATACGCCATTCCCCAGGCGGTTAATCCGAGAAATTACTTCTCTATCTAGTCGAGAAGGCAGAATTCTAACTTGAGAGTTTATAAAATAGCGAAGCACCATTGGTCGGGAGAAATCAGAAATCACTACAGAATCGTTAGGCGGTAGTTTCAGCTTCTTATATACTGTCTTTATCCAATCAATGTTTGAACTTACTGTCAAGTTGAGGTAGCGCGATTGGATATTAGCAAAGGATGACGAGGGATATTGAGCATCCTGCGCCTGCGACGCAGCAACATAAGCGATTGAACCCTGCATCATCGATAAAATCCCCCACAGAAGAAAAGGCAAGAACACCCAAACATGACCGGTTAATTGTCGCAACCAGATCGCGATCACAATCACCTCTAATACTATAAAAAGAATCGCGGGACTAATCAGTCGTGTATCTAAAGAATCGAATTCTTTCCACGCGCCTAATTCAACGATCCCCCCTAAATAACATCCAGCCCATAACAACGGCCATAGAATATCATGGCGAGTTAATTCCTTGTTATTCGAGATCGAGTGCCTACGATACAGAAAAATAATCAGCCATATCAGTATTGATACAATCACCACCGGAACATACCACATCGCCCAGCCGAACAGATGATAACCTAAGATATCCCCAACTGTGGCAAGATTCTCCACAATGGTTTTCTCTGAT
Coding sequences within:
- a CDS encoding membrane hypothetical protein (Evidence 5 : Unknown function), with product MTGNLDYFMTTVFERILRVLVLSLLIITISGLVVFSLTPHGIATSPDSLYYLYAAKSLTRGQGVSVPNFDVASESTDSPMTAWPPLYPVALAAYLVNNSPERGARFFNWTALSILVLTFAWLLSQLGVPLLGVVIGSLLLFLQKSIAVIYAYAWSETLFLPLILISYSFGYQYRKHGQGRYLILATIFLIATCYTRYVGLIFLLPLIMMVWLPGQTQFRNLLKVLGVSSCVVLAMLPIFLRNLELMGSISGVVRARSEKTIVENLATVGDILGYHLFGWAMWYVPVVIVSILIWLIIFLYRRHSISNNKELTRHDILWPLLWAGCYLGGIVELGAWKEFDSLDTRLISPAILFIVLEVIVIAIWLRQLTGHVWVFLPFLLWGILSMMQGSIAYVAASQAQDAQYPSSSFANIQSRYLNLTVSSNIDWIKTVYKKLKLPPNDSVVISDFSRPMVLRYFINSQVRILPSRLDREVISRINRLGNGVLLIVTPEGMATLSNYYGEEEGRLQMIPEFLSYEAIVIRLPLALRPEDLN